A single Bicyclus anynana chromosome 19, ilBicAnyn1.1, whole genome shotgun sequence DNA region contains:
- the LOC112045266 gene encoding uncharacterized protein LOC112045266, with amino-acid sequence MAETAAGGESEPKPIKDSPVIQDEGFFQHDTGDKYEGFFEAKKKDRIVKMHGTGTYTTAEGDIYSGTWEADRLGANEEVSITFKDGSKYVGHFDDWSYNGQGKYIYPDDSVLMGNFIGNIPVGDLTLVDPNGHEWVGKADNGFAWLDPVNHFYEMLERSRDLKKYVKSDLSARSTVSKLKMVQSVINEEHVETTNIGNTDQVNTTEGAT; translated from the exons ATGGCCGAAACAGCAGCGGGTGGAGAATCAGAACCAAAACCTATAAAGGACAGTCCCGTCATACAGGATGAAGGCTTTTTCCAACACGACACTGGTGACAAGTACGAGGGTTTTTTCGAAGCTAAGAAAAAGGACAGAATTGTGAAAATGCATG GTACAGGCACTTACACCACAGCAGAAGGCGACATATACAGCGGAACCTGGGAAGCCGACCGTCTCGGCGCCAACGAAGAAGTCTCCATCACCTTCAAAGATGGTTCCAAATATGTGGGCCATTTTGATGACTGGTCCTACAACGGTCAAGGCAAATACATATATCCGGACGACAGTGTATTAATGGGCAACTTTATTGGGAACATTCCAGTGGGTGACTTGACTCTGGTCGATCCGAACGGCCACGAATGGGTGGGAAAAGCGGACAACGGTTTCGCTTGGCTTGACCCTGTCAATCACTTTTATGAAATGTTAGAAAGGTCTAGAGACTTGAAGAAATACGTGAAGTCCGATTTGAGCGCGCGCTCCACGGTGTCCAAACTTAAAATGGTACAATCTGTTATTAATGAAGAGCATGTTGAAACAACAAATATAGGTAATACCGACCAAGTTAATACCACGGAGGGTGCAACTTAA